In Vespula vulgaris chromosome 10, iyVesVulg1.1, whole genome shotgun sequence, the following are encoded in one genomic region:
- the LOC127067275 gene encoding BAI1-associated protein 3 isoform X2, producing MSFFNSLQQYVSDSVASFSLSPKRFSFSREDSASTTGRSGSSGSIVNDNSSAHQSTPHGFPKVVPPPGTTVSSSSQARSLSRRRTFDCTVPSGLSVHPVAAAAAAASDGSVCGPVCGQSCGSSPSPRRVGSFRRSTAGASTDRPPLMFCRRRPSWPEFDVQATSGVQETDGSFFESFTALSWKQENRRLVALQEVEARAKDPPPSSAEANINFFQSRRLNKEEIEKLYVEVLYTIANTVGASTGQYAHYKEDLYGYAQEAFGIPQDQHRRYLDIASKEKPPIVVLSVIVIEAEGLEAKDANGFSDPYCMLGIQPGNTSAPLSPQTNLSAHSPHTPPASPRQTARALSDGGENDNSHHEKLRKHHSFRLSFKRKEHTSRREHRESFSGAVPAKFIRATTVKPHTLSPQWKEKFRFDIDDISTDILHLDIWDHDDESSVFDAVSKLNEVRGVKGLGRFFKQIAQSARSGSQDDFLGCVNVPLQDIPSTGLERWYKLEARTQRSNIQGRIKLKLWLSTREDRGTSEEDNWAELRQQERLYTIFLDHEMNKQGEDFTGELPQTALTILHQHAVQGDVTELQQALIKWIASSKHPAVDSKILYRLLQEIDNLWHLKTTETLSRDEEQSLAESFNDFLEVALKKIQQHRMLYPPLHRLSISKLDNLLRCLGLLSNMKAFWACCPFNKEIRGEIITALRKGTHEWYEDVRHQTMYHDQEPDQDADRVLQDFTNLVTALLVDLEQGRMYYNSLFESTNGVPYFSAVYKQLEKLLAEHVAKHMENTSEIQNELGARVTTACLQIHGQNRDEDYVLPPGAEIGTPIFELYLALQDFVSMKDKLPLSDQKTLIICNYYEWFKPAVDKWLDLAKLKAIQRIRRAAELDRICTGDFIVKHCTSAIDATACFYQIKEFWKKLAWPDFIGSYSFVLKVIDAICSPAAYYAEITHQKLAESGYYDEQTPYKTTDEMCVAINGLEYVRRWLLDLGEELHVEKLLTALENQAGDSARVQWRNALTLPLEQTPGQMLLFINQIVSRIGTKMRPPLKKSMFHLAWSPDSLPTSEAITPLLEYLDVHLVALNSALLAVNFTRVLQDVWEVVLNELSNQMDGNAGDKPVMFYERLYEALDLLIKFFHADEKGLSLGVLRSRSFLNVEERLQYHKMDTTFLINRYYRQRLQDQMNTVTSEYGVLTVRAYLNHDSLCVEVINARDVIPLDPNGFSDPFVIIELLPRKVFEHCAEQQTNVKKRTLNPMFDECFEFSVSVEQCQSPDAIVLFTVMDHDVLTANDFAGEAFLGLSTIPGVADTNTSIDNFHGLKHTELPLMHQKNRNHPILQILETRVGDKLALDFVKKQKQRFATA from the exons atgagCTTCTTCAATTCTCTCCAGCAATACGTGAGCGACAGCGTGGCGAGCTTCAGCCTCAGCCCTAAGAGATTCTCCTTCAGTCGAGAGGACTCTGCTAGTACGACAGGTAGAAGCGGCTCGAGCGGAAGCATTGTCAACGACAATTCGAGTGCACATCAATCGACTCCTCATGGTTTTCCCAAG GTGGTGCCACCGCCAGGAACAACAGTCTCTTCGTCCTCACAAGCTCGTTCACTTTCGAGGAGACGTACTTTTGATTGCACTGTCCCGTCAGGATTGAGCGTTCATCCTGTCGCTGCAGCCGCAGCCGCTGCGAGCGATGGCTCGGTTTGTGGTCCTGTTTGCGGTCAGAGCTGTGGAAGTTCCCCTTCACCGCGAAGAGTCGGTTCCTTTCGTCGAAGTACCGCCGGCGCGAGTACCGATCGACCACCGCTCATGTTTTGCCGTCGCAGACCTTCTTGGCCAGAATTCGACGTACAAGCCACTTCTGG tgttCAAGAAACCGATGGCTCGTTTTTCGAGAGTTTCACCGCGTTATCTTGGAAACAAGAGAATCGCAGACTCGTGGCTCTTCAGGAAGTCGAAGCTCGAGCTAAGGATCCTCCACCATCGTCCGCAGAAGCCAACATAAATTTCTTCCAGTCTCGTCGACTTAATAAAGAAGAG ATCGAGAAACTATACGTTGAAGTTCTTTACACGATCGCGAACACGGTCGGAGCAAGTACGGGTCAGTACGCTCACTATAAAGAGGACCTTTATGGGTATGCGCAGGAAGCGTTTGGTATACCACAGGATCAACATCGACGATACCTCGATATTGCTTCGAAAGAGAAG CCTCCTATCGTGGTCCTAAGTGTAATAGTTATTGAAGCTGAAGGGCTAGAGGCGAAGGACGCTAATG GTTTCAGCGATCCATATTGCATGTTGGGCATACAACCTGGTAATACAAGCGCACCACTGAGCCCACAAACGAATCTGTCAGCTCATTCTCCTCATACACCTCCAGCTTCACCAAGACAAACGGCTCGAGCCTTATCCGATGGAGGTGAGAACGATAACTCGCATCACGAAAAGCTTCGAAAACATCATAG TTTCAGGCTATCATTCAAACGCAAAGAGCATACTAGCAGACGAGAACACCGAGAATCCTTTAGCGGAGCGGTTCCTGCCAAGTTTATACGTGCTACCACGGTGAAACCGCATACACTGAGCCCccaatggaaagaaaaatttcgctT cgaCATCGACGATATCAGCACGGATATCTTGCATCTCGATATATG gGACCACGACGACGAATCCTCGGTATTCGACGCCGTTAGTAAATTGAACGAAGTGCGAGGTGTTAAGGGTCTTGGCcgattttttaaacaaattgcACAAAGTGCTCGTTCCGGTAGTCAAGACGACTTTCTGGGCTGCGTGAATGTCCCTCTTCAG GACATTCCAAGCACAGGCTTGGAACGTTGGTATAAACTCGAAGCAAGAACTCAAAGGAGCAACATTCAAGGTagaatcaaattaaaattgtgGCTATCCACACGAGAAGACAGAGGAACATCCGAAGAAGATAATTGGGCTGAACTTAGACAGCAAGAAAGACTTTATACTATCTTCCTCGATCATGAAATGAACAAACAAGGG GAAGATTTCACAGGTGAATTACCCCAAACAGCATTGACAATTCTTCATCAACATGCTGTGCAAGGTGATGTCACAGAATTGCAGCAGGCGTTGATCAAATGGATCGCTAGTTCGAAACATCCAGCTGTCGATTCGAAAATTCTCTATCGTCTTCTTCAG GAAATAGATAACCTATGGCATCTAAAAACGACGGAAACGTTATCGCGAGACGAAGAACAGTCTCTAGCGGAAtctttcaatgattttttagAAGTAGCACTCAAAAAGATTCAACAACATCGTATGTTATACCCGCCCTTACATCGATTATCGATCTCTAAGCTTGACAATCTTCTAAg ATGTTTAGGTCTTTTATCGAACATGAAAGCTTTTTGGGCATGCTGTCCctttaacaaagaaataagaggaGAGATTATTACAGCCCTTAGAAAGGGAACTCACGAGTG GTATGAAGATGTACGACATCAAACTATGTATCATGATCAAGAACCTGATCAAGATGCGGATCGCGTCTTGCAAGACTTTACAAATTTAGTCACGGCACTGTTAGTAGACTTGGAACAGGGtcgtatgtattataatagtCTCTTTGAAAG TACAAACGGTGTACCATATTTTTCCGCAGTTTATAAACAGTTGGAAAAACTG CTGGCGGAACACGTGGCGAAACATATGGAGAACACTTCCGAG ATACAAAACGAACTCGGTGCAAGAGTCACTACGGCTTGTCTCCAAATTCATGGACAAAACAGAGATGAAGATTACGTGTTACCACCTGGTGCAGAAATAGGAACACCAATTTTTGAGTTATACCTAGCATTACAAGATTTCGTGAG tATGAAGGACAAGTTACCGTTATCTGATCAGAAAACTCTGATAATTTGTAACTATTACGAGTGGTTTAAACCGGCGGTTGACAAGTGGTTGGATCTTGCAAAGTTAAAAGCAATTCAAAGAATCAGAAGAGCGGCGGAATTGGATCGAATTTGTACTGGTGATTTTATAGTGAAGCATTGTACATCTGCAATTGATGCAACTGCATGCTTTTACCAG attaaaGAGTTTTGGAAGAAATTAGCATGGCCAGATTTCATTGGATCGTATAGTTTCGTATTGAAAGTCATCGAT gCTATCTGCAGTCCTGCTGCTTACTATGCTGAAATAACTCATCAAAAATTAGCGGAGAGTGGATATTATGATGAACAGACTCCATATAAAACCACAGACGAG aTGTGCGTCGCTATAAATGGCTTAGAATATGTGAGAAGATGGTTATTAGACCTGGGCGAAGAACTTCATGTTGAGAAACTTCTCACAGCGTTAGAGAATCAAGCTGGAGATTCTGCTCGCGTACAATGGAGAAATGCTTTGACTTTACCATTGGAGCAAACGCCTGGACAAATGTTACTCTTCATTAATCAAATTGTTTCAAGAATCGGCACGAAG ATGAGACCACCTTTGAAAAAATCCATGTTTCATCTTGCTTGGTCACCCGACAGTTTGCCCACGTCAGAAGCAATCACACCTTTATTGGAGTATTTGGATGTACATTTGGTTGCTCTTAATTCTGCTCTTTTAGCCGTCAATTTTACCCGTGTCTTACAGGATGTTTGGGAGGTCGTTCTCAACGAGTTGAGCAACCAAATGGATGGAAATGCAGGa GACAAGCCAGTTATGTTTTATGAAAGATTGTACGAAGCGCTCGATCTATTGATCAAGTTCTTTCATGCGGATGAGAAGGGTCTATCTTTAGGGGTACTTCGCAGTCGGAGCTTTTTAAATGTAGAGGAACGCTTGCAGTATCATAAAATGGATACAACTTTTCTCATTAACCGTTATTATCGTCAACGACTTcag GACCAAATGAATACCGTAACATCCGAGTACGGTGTTTTGACAGTGAGAGCATATCTGAATCACGATTCGCTTTGCGTGGAAGTGATTAATGCTAGAGACGTAATACCGCTAGATCCGAATGGTTTTAGCGATCCCTTTGTAATAATCGAATTGTTGCCACGAAAAGTTTTTGAACATTGTGCTGAACAACAAACCAATGTTAAGAAAAGAACATTAAATCCGATGTTCGATGAGTGCTTCGAATT ttcCGTAAGTGTGGAACAGTGTCAGAGTCCTGATGCTATAGTCTTATTCACTGTAATGGATCACGATGTACTCACAGCGAACGACTTTGCTGGAGAAGCATTTTTAGGATTAAGCACGATACCCGGTGTAGCTGACACTAATACCAGTATAGATAATTTTCATGGCCTCAAACATACAGAATTACCGTTAATGCACCAAAAAAATCGAA ACCATCCAATTCTTCAAATCCTGGAAACAAGAGTCGGCGATAAACTAGCCCTCGACTtcgtaaagaaacaaaaacaacgaTTCGCCACGGCATAA